One part of the Oceanihabitans sp. IOP_32 genome encodes these proteins:
- a CDS encoding PadR family transcriptional regulator has translation MTKDLLPDLLSAWEETYKKGQLTLWIFLALKDGQKYVDEIKAFIETKSKNTITCEEQSLYRNLRKYEHIGVVSFTLKKGNKGPDRKYYFLTEMGVELLEKFIDRNIKLFFSAEINKLLKNK, from the coding sequence ATGACAAAAGATTTACTACCCGATTTACTTTCGGCTTGGGAAGAAACTTATAAAAAAGGCCAGCTTACCTTATGGATATTCTTGGCGCTAAAGGACGGACAGAAATACGTAGACGAAATTAAGGCGTTTATTGAAACTAAATCTAAAAATACAATAACATGCGAAGAGCAAAGTCTGTACAGAAACCTGCGAAAATATGAGCATATTGGTGTTGTAAGCTTTACTCTTAAAAAGGGTAATAAGGGGCCTGATAGAAAGTATTATTTTTTGACTGAAATGGGTGTTGAATTACTTGAAAAATTTATTGATAGAAATATCAAGCTATTTTTCTCTGCCGAAATAAATAAACTCTTAAAAAACAAATAG
- the uvrA gene encoding excinuclease ABC subunit UvrA, which produces MANFEEFIEVKGAREHNLKNIDVSIPREKLVVITGLSGSGKSSLAFDTIYAEGQRRYIETFSAYARQFLGGLERPDVDKIDGLSPVIAIEQKTTSKSPRSTVGTITEIYDFLRLLFARASDAYSFNTGDKMVSYSDDQIKTLIKSDFNGKRINILAPVVRSRKGHYRELFEQIAKQGFVKVRTDGEIRDITKGMKLDRYKTHDIEIVIDRLVIDPTADNDKRLTETINTAMYHGDDVLLVIDQDTQEARYFSRNLMCPSSGISYPNPEPNNFSFNSPKGACANCNGIGELYQVNEKKIIPDDSLSIKNGAIAPHGTEKNSWIFKQFEIIAQRYNFKLTDAYKDIPKEAKQIILYGGNEKFSVESKTLGVTRDYKIDFEGVANFIENQYHTAESTSLKRWAKDYMDKIECPVCEGSRLKKESLYFKINNKNIAELANTDIADLADWFHDLHKHLSKKQLKIGEEVIKEIKSRIQFLLDVGLNYLTLNRSSKSLSGGEAQRIRLATQIGSQLVGVLYILDEPSIGLHQRDNEKLINSLIALRDIGNSIIVVEHDKDMIERADYVIDIGPKAGKYGGEIISIGSPEELKTHQTLTADYLNGKKEIEIPKKRRAGNGKFIELKGCTGNNLKNVSVKFPLGKMIGVTGVSGSGKSTLINETLYPILNAYYFNGVKKPMPYKSIKGLEHIDKVIDINQSPIGRTPRSNPVTYTGTFSEIRALFAKIPEAMIRGYKAGRFSFNVKGGRCETCRGGGLRVIEMNFLPDVYVECETCQGKRFNRETLEIRYKGKSISDVLNMTINEAVAFFEHIPKISRKLKTIQDVGLGYITLGQQSTTLSGGEAQRIKLATELSKRDTGNTFYILDEPTTGLHFEDIRVLMIVLNKLADKGNTVLIIEHNLDVIKTVDHIIDIGYEGGKGGGKIIVEGPPEEIIKHKKSHTAKFLKKELN; this is translated from the coding sequence ATGGCAAATTTCGAAGAATTTATTGAAGTAAAAGGGGCGCGTGAGCACAATCTAAAAAACATTGATGTCTCCATTCCTCGCGAAAAACTAGTAGTGATAACGGGTTTATCGGGCAGTGGTAAATCATCTCTAGCTTTCGATACTATTTATGCTGAAGGTCAACGCCGTTATATTGAAACGTTTTCGGCTTATGCCAGGCAGTTTCTCGGGGGTTTAGAGCGGCCAGATGTCGATAAAATTGATGGCCTGTCCCCTGTTATTGCTATTGAACAAAAAACAACAAGCAAATCGCCGCGCTCTACCGTGGGAACCATTACCGAGATTTACGATTTTTTACGTCTACTTTTTGCTCGTGCCAGTGATGCTTACAGCTTTAACACGGGCGACAAGATGGTAAGTTATAGTGACGATCAAATTAAAACACTCATAAAAAGCGATTTTAACGGAAAACGCATTAATATTCTCGCTCCCGTAGTGCGATCACGTAAAGGACATTATCGCGAGTTATTCGAACAAATTGCTAAACAGGGCTTTGTAAAAGTGCGAACCGATGGCGAAATTCGAGACATCACTAAAGGCATGAAGTTGGACCGTTACAAAACTCACGACATTGAGATTGTAATTGACCGACTTGTTATTGACCCTACCGCCGACAACGATAAACGTCTTACAGAAACTATTAATACGGCCATGTATCACGGTGATGATGTTTTACTAGTGATTGATCAAGATACGCAAGAAGCACGTTATTTTAGCCGAAATTTAATGTGTCCGTCGTCCGGAATATCATATCCAAATCCAGAACCCAATAATTTTTCATTTAATTCGCCAAAAGGCGCCTGCGCAAACTGTAATGGCATTGGTGAATTGTATCAGGTAAACGAAAAAAAAATAATCCCAGACGACTCCCTTTCTATTAAAAATGGCGCCATAGCACCTCATGGCACCGAAAAAAACTCCTGGATTTTTAAACAGTTTGAAATTATTGCACAACGTTACAATTTTAAACTCACCGATGCTTACAAAGACATTCCCAAAGAGGCCAAACAAATTATTTTATATGGTGGCAATGAAAAGTTTTCTGTTGAAAGTAAAACCTTGGGCGTGACCCGCGATTATAAAATAGATTTTGAAGGGGTTGCCAATTTTATTGAAAACCAATATCACACAGCCGAATCTACTTCTTTAAAACGTTGGGCTAAAGATTATATGGATAAAATTGAATGTCCTGTTTGTGAAGGTTCACGCTTAAAAAAAGAATCACTCTATTTTAAAATTAACAATAAAAACATTGCCGAACTCGCTAATACAGATATTGCAGACCTTGCAGATTGGTTTCACGACCTTCACAAGCATTTGTCTAAAAAACAATTAAAAATTGGTGAAGAAGTGATTAAAGAAATTAAATCCCGAATTCAATTTTTGTTGGATGTGGGCTTAAATTACTTAACCTTAAACCGAAGCTCTAAATCCTTATCTGGAGGTGAGGCTCAACGTATACGATTAGCCACTCAAATAGGCTCGCAATTAGTGGGTGTGCTTTATATATTAGATGAACCTAGTATTGGTTTGCACCAACGTGATAACGAAAAACTCATTAATTCGCTTATTGCATTGCGAGACATTGGAAATTCTATTATTGTGGTAGAACACGATAAAGATATGATAGAACGCGCCGACTATGTGATTGATATTGGTCCAAAAGCAGGAAAATATGGTGGCGAAATAATTAGTATTGGCAGCCCAGAAGAGCTAAAAACACACCAGACACTTACCGCCGATTATTTAAATGGCAAAAAAGAAATTGAAATTCCCAAAAAACGCAGAGCTGGTAATGGCAAATTTATAGAGCTAAAAGGCTGCACAGGCAATAACTTAAAAAATGTTTCGGTAAAATTCCCTTTAGGAAAAATGATTGGAGTTACGGGAGTTTCTGGCAGCGGAAAATCCACCTTAATTAACGAAACCCTCTACCCTATTTTAAATGCCTATTATTTTAATGGCGTTAAAAAGCCCATGCCCTATAAAAGTATAAAAGGCTTGGAACATATTGATAAAGTAATAGATATTAACCAATCGCCAATTGGACGAACACCACGAAGTAACCCAGTAACTTATACAGGAACTTTTAGTGAAATTAGAGCGCTATTTGCAAAAATTCCAGAAGCTATGATTCGGGGTTATAAAGCAGGCCGATTTAGTTTTAATGTTAAAGGCGGTCGCTGTGAAACTTGTAGAGGTGGTGGTTTACGTGTTATAGAAATGAATTTCCTTCCAGATGTTTATGTAGAGTGCGAAACCTGCCAAGGCAAACGTTTTAACCGTGAAACCCTAGAAATTCGCTATAAAGGTAAATCTATTAGCGATGTGCTAAACATGACGATTAACGAAGCAGTAGCATTTTTTGAGCATATACCTAAAATTAGTAGAAAACTAAAAACCATACAAGATGTTGGCCTTGGATATATTACTTTAGGGCAGCAAAGCACAACACTCTCTGGTGGCGAGGCACAACGCATAAAACTGGCTACCGAATTAAGTAAACGCGATACTGGAAATACGTTTTATATTTTAGATGAACCCACTACAGGTTTACATTTTGAAGACATTAGGGTTTTAATGATTGTACTCAACAAATTGGCAGATAAGGGCAATACCGTATTAATTATAGAACACAATTTAGATGTGATTAAAACAGTAGACCACATTATAGATATTGGTTATGAAGGTGGAAAAGGCGGCGGAAAAATTATTGTTGAAGGCCCGCCAGAAGAGATTATAAAACATAAAAAGAGTCATACTGCTAAATTTCTTAAAAAGGAATTAAATTAG
- a CDS encoding TIGR00730 family Rossman fold protein, with product MRKEKHPKGWNEIKTNDSWAIFKIMGEFVNGYEKLSKIGPCVSIFGSARIKPDQKYYKLAENIAKSIVEAGYGVITGGGPGIMEAGNKGAHLAGGTSVGLNIDLPFEQNDNPYIDHDKSLDFDYFFVRKVMFVKYSQGFVVMPGGFGTLDELFEAMTLIQTHKIEKFPIILVGSEFWKGALEWIKSTVLNDFGNISAEDLDLIKLVDTEKEVISILDAFYKETELRPNF from the coding sequence ATGAGAAAAGAAAAACATCCTAAAGGCTGGAACGAGATTAAGACAAACGATTCTTGGGCTATTTTTAAAATTATGGGTGAATTTGTTAATGGGTATGAAAAACTAAGCAAAATAGGACCATGTGTTTCTATTTTTGGTTCTGCAAGAATAAAACCAGACCAAAAATATTATAAATTGGCAGAAAATATTGCTAAAAGTATTGTAGAGGCTGGCTACGGTGTAATTACCGGAGGTGGGCCAGGCATTATGGAAGCTGGTAACAAGGGGGCACATTTAGCTGGAGGCACCTCAGTTGGATTAAATATTGACTTGCCTTTCGAACAGAATGATAACCCTTATATAGACCATGATAAAAGTTTAGATTTTGATTATTTTTTTGTGCGTAAAGTCATGTTTGTTAAATACTCTCAAGGCTTTGTTGTCATGCCAGGAGGTTTTGGTACTTTAGATGAACTTTTTGAAGCCATGACCCTTATACAGACTCATAAAATTGAAAAATTCCCCATAATTTTAGTAGGCTCAGAATTCTGGAAAGGCGCTTTAGAGTGGATAAAATCAACTGTTTTAAATGATTTTGGAAATATTTCTGCAGAAGATTTAGACCTAATTAAATTAGTAGATACCGAGAAAGAAGTCATTTCAATATTAGATGCTTTTTATAAAGAAACAGAATTAAGGCCTAATTTCTAA
- a CDS encoding metalloprotease yields MLLLFLFVSSNIAVFSQNNIDLKADFDIENREISISQTIQYKNTSNDALKTIYLNDWNNSYSTKKTPLAIRFAEEYDTKFHLAENEDRGYSVITSIIQDNETLIFNQLKNQIDVVKVELKTPVKPNETYTLKLDYIVKIPKAKFTGYGISESGDLSLRYWYITPAIYDGEWHYYSNKNLDDLFIPKANLNLELKYPKGYTVTSELNATKPIQHTNHDLVKLSGKDRVNNKLFLSKASDFETIQFDELSIISNINAGELEVLDQVLLTKKITKFILNNLGDYPHGKLLLTDIDYSKDPVYGSNFLPSFIKLYPDNFKYELKLLKVALYNYLENTLLINPRKEKWLIDGLQIYFLMNYVETHYPDMKFLGALANFWAVRPFHASTMTFNEKYTFAFMTMARTNRDQPLTMANDSLLKFNSNIANKYKAGVGLKYLDDFVNDDIVELSIKSFLEQTKLEPTSPQAFEAYLKTKTTKDINWFFTDYLNTRAKIDFKIKNVKKTEDSITLTIKNKRNNSMPISLYALNNDSIVSKSWIENVKNSRTLTIPRNNANKLVLNYEEIAPELNVRDNWKSLKGFFFNNKPLQFRLFKDIEDPNYNQVFIMPILEFNNIYDGVNLGLKAYNTTLLRKHFNYKFEPRYALKSKSITGSAAASVNHYLENSNLYSINYGVKGGYISYATDLFVRKIIPSVTFLFRDNNDFRSNKRQRLKFRYVDINRDEDLNNILNTTEPNYSIFNVNYLNSNANLINFSKWSTDLQIAKTFSKVSFNYEFRKLFENNRQLNLRFFTGAFLSNKTDSASDYFSFALDRPTDYLFDYNYLGRSETTGIFSQQYITAEGGFKSKLETPFANQWISTLNMSTTLWKYVLVYGDIGLVKNKFIKPKFVYDSGIRINLVTDYFEIYLPIYSNLGWETGLPNYDQRIRFKFTVDPQSLLGLFRRRWY; encoded by the coding sequence TTGCTTTTACTGTTTTTATTTGTTTCTTCAAATATTGCTGTTTTTAGTCAGAATAACATTGACTTAAAAGCCGATTTCGATATTGAAAACCGAGAAATTTCTATCTCTCAAACTATTCAATATAAAAACACTTCAAACGATGCGTTAAAAACAATATACTTAAACGATTGGAACAATAGCTATTCCACAAAAAAAACACCTCTAGCCATTCGCTTTGCCGAAGAATACGATACTAAATTTCATTTAGCCGAAAACGAAGACAGAGGTTATTCTGTTATTACTTCAATAATACAAGACAACGAAACCTTGATTTTTAACCAGTTAAAGAATCAAATAGACGTTGTAAAAGTGGAATTAAAAACACCCGTAAAACCCAATGAAACCTATACTTTAAAACTTGATTATATAGTTAAAATTCCCAAAGCCAAATTTACAGGTTATGGGATCTCTGAATCGGGAGATTTAAGCTTGAGGTACTGGTACATCACACCCGCTATTTACGACGGAGAATGGCATTATTATAGCAATAAAAATTTAGACGATTTATTTATCCCTAAAGCCAATTTAAATCTAGAACTTAAATACCCCAAGGGGTATACCGTAACATCAGAATTAAATGCCACAAAACCCATTCAGCATACAAATCATGATCTCGTAAAACTTTCTGGAAAAGACAGGGTTAACAATAAGTTATTTTTAAGTAAAGCTTCAGATTTTGAAACGATTCAATTTGATGAATTGTCAATCATTTCAAATATAAATGCTGGCGAGTTAGAAGTGCTAGACCAGGTTTTGCTTACTAAAAAAATCACAAAATTCATTCTTAACAACCTTGGAGATTACCCGCATGGAAAATTACTACTAACCGATATCGATTATAGTAAAGACCCTGTTTATGGTTCTAATTTCCTACCCAGTTTTATTAAACTTTATCCAGATAATTTTAAATACGAGCTAAAACTTTTAAAAGTAGCGCTTTACAATTATTTAGAAAACACCTTACTAATAAACCCCAGAAAAGAAAAGTGGCTAATCGATGGTTTACAGATTTATTTTTTAATGAATTATGTAGAGACGCACTATCCAGATATGAAATTTTTAGGCGCCTTAGCTAATTTCTGGGCTGTAAGACCGTTTCATGCCTCAACCATGACATTTAACGAGAAATACACTTTTGCTTTTATGACTATGGCAAGAACCAATAGAGATCAGCCATTAACAATGGCAAATGACTCCTTGCTAAAATTCAATTCTAATATTGCCAATAAATATAAAGCTGGTGTTGGACTAAAATATTTAGATGATTTTGTTAATGATGATATTGTTGAGCTTAGCATCAAATCATTTTTAGAACAAACAAAACTTGAGCCCACATCACCCCAAGCCTTTGAAGCTTATTTGAAAACGAAAACCACAAAAGATATTAATTGGTTTTTTACCGATTATTTGAACACGAGGGCTAAAATAGATTTTAAGATTAAAAATGTAAAAAAAACCGAAGATTCTATAACTTTAACCATAAAGAATAAGAGAAATAACAGCATGCCTATTTCTTTATACGCCTTAAATAACGATAGCATTGTTTCTAAATCTTGGATAGAAAATGTTAAGAATAGTAGAACACTAACAATACCAAGAAATAATGCGAATAAGCTAGTTTTAAACTATGAAGAAATTGCACCAGAGCTTAACGTAAGAGATAATTGGAAATCGTTAAAAGGATTTTTCTTTAACAACAAACCTTTACAGTTTAGGCTGTTTAAAGATATTGAAGACCCGAATTACAACCAAGTATTTATTATGCCTATTTTAGAATTCAATAATATTTATGATGGGGTAAACTTGGGTTTAAAAGCCTACAATACAACCTTACTGAGAAAACATTTTAACTATAAATTTGAACCGAGATACGCTTTAAAATCAAAATCCATTACGGGTTCTGCTGCAGCTTCAGTAAATCATTATTTAGAAAATAGCAACCTATATTCTATAAATTACGGTGTTAAAGGTGGTTATATATCTTATGCAACCGATTTATTTGTTAGAAAAATAATACCTTCAGTTACTTTTTTATTTAGAGATAATAATGATTTTCGTTCTAACAAAAGGCAACGATTAAAGTTTAGATATGTAGATATTAACCGGGACGAAGACCTAAATAACATCCTAAACACTACCGAACCCAATTACAGTATTTTTAATGTTAATTATTTAAACTCCAATGCCAATTTAATAAATTTTAGCAAATGGTCTACAGATTTGCAAATAGCTAAGACTTTTAGTAAAGTATCTTTTAACTATGAATTTAGAAAACTATTTGAAAATAACAGGCAATTAAATTTACGCTTTTTTACAGGTGCTTTTTTAAGCAATAAAACCGACAGTGCATCCGATTATTTTAGCTTTGCTTTAGATAGGCCAACCGATTATTTGTTTGATTACAATTATTTAGGGCGTTCTGAGACGACTGGAATATTTAGCCAACAATATATTACAGCCGAAGGAGGTTTTAAATCTAAATTAGAAACCCCATTTGCAAACCAATGGATTAGTACGCTTAATATGAGTACAACTTTATGGAAATACGTCTTAGTTTATGGCGATATTGGTTTGGTTAAAAATAAGTTTATTAAACCGAAATTTGTTTACGATTCTGGAATTAGAATTAATTTGGTAACCGACTATTTTGAAATCTATTTGCCAATTTACTCCAATTTAGGCTGGGAAACAGGCCTACCCAATTACGATCAAAGAATAAGATTTAAGTTTACTGTAGATCCACAATCACTATTAGGACTATTTAGAAGACGTTGGTACTAG
- a CDS encoding thiamine pyrophosphate-dependent enzyme, with product MQTIPDLKNNISFEDFKTEILNDYALAVRSRECSLLGRREVLTGKAKFGIFGDGKEVPQLAMAKAFLKGDWRSGYYRDQTFMMAIGALTIEQFFAGLYANTDLALEPMSAGRQMGGHFTTHSLDENGVWKNLTNQYNSSPDISPTAGQMPRLLGLAQASKIFREVKGIDSTKFSNNGNEVAWGTIGNASTSEGLFFETINAAGVLQVPMVISIWDDEYGISVHAKHQTTKENISEILKGFQRNNKEKGFEILRVKGWDYANLIETYQEASTIARKEHVPVLIHVQELTQPQGHSTSGSHERYKSAERLEWENKNDCNVKMRQWIIESGIATNETLTKIEGDLKKEVREAKNKAWKDFLKPIQIEQQELISILNKVAASSVNGIFIKKIIENLSDNKTPTRKDILSQARKALRHTLGETNAAKQELAEWIDAMFKKVQPSFSSHLYSETENSTINIKEVKPSYKDDAAQVDGRVIIRDNFDAIFKNHPDTLIFGEDTGNIGDVNQGLEGLQEKYGELRVADVGIREATIIGQGIGMALRGLRPIAEIQYLDYILYALNVISDDLATLHYRTKGKQKAPLIIRTRGHRLEGIWHSGSQMGGILNLVRGIHVLVPRNMTKAAGFYNTLLQGDDPALVVECLNGYRLKEKMPENLCEIKTPLGVVETLKFGTDITLVSYGSTLRIVLETAKELLSVGIDAEVIDVQSLLPFDLNHDIVKSIAKTNRVMIIDEDVPGGASAYILNEVINTQNAYQYLDSQPKTLTAKAHRPAYGNDGDYFSKPSAEDIFEAVYTVMHEVNPQDYPKLR from the coding sequence ATGCAAACAATTCCTGATTTGAAAAACAATATTTCTTTCGAAGATTTTAAAACAGAAATTCTAAACGATTACGCCCTAGCAGTAAGAAGTAGAGAATGCAGCTTGCTAGGTCGTCGGGAAGTTTTAACTGGTAAGGCCAAATTTGGAATATTTGGCGACGGAAAGGAAGTGCCACAATTAGCCATGGCAAAAGCGTTTTTAAAAGGCGATTGGCGCTCTGGCTACTATCGCGATCAAACGTTTATGATGGCAATCGGTGCTTTAACCATAGAGCAGTTTTTTGCAGGTCTATACGCCAATACCGATTTAGCCTTAGAACCCATGTCGGCTGGTCGCCAAATGGGAGGTCACTTTACAACACATAGCCTTGATGAAAATGGCGTTTGGAAAAATCTAACAAACCAATACAATTCTAGTCCAGATATCTCCCCTACAGCTGGGCAAATGCCAAGATTATTGGGTTTAGCACAAGCCTCTAAGATATTTAGGGAGGTAAAAGGTATAGACAGCACCAAATTCTCTAATAACGGGAACGAAGTCGCTTGGGGCACCATTGGCAATGCCAGTACAAGCGAAGGCTTGTTTTTTGAGACTATTAACGCGGCAGGCGTTTTACAAGTTCCTATGGTTATTAGTATTTGGGACGATGAATATGGTATTTCTGTGCACGCCAAACACCAAACAACAAAAGAAAACATTTCGGAAATATTAAAAGGTTTTCAGCGTAACAATAAGGAAAAAGGTTTTGAAATTTTACGTGTAAAAGGCTGGGATTATGCAAATTTGATTGAAACCTATCAAGAAGCTTCAACCATTGCGCGAAAAGAACATGTACCCGTACTTATTCACGTCCAAGAATTAACGCAACCACAAGGGCATTCAACTTCAGGATCGCACGAGCGTTATAAATCTGCAGAACGTTTAGAATGGGAGAACAAAAACGACTGTAATGTAAAAATGCGCCAATGGATTATTGAAAGCGGCATTGCTACCAACGAAACCCTTACAAAAATTGAGGGTGATTTAAAAAAAGAAGTTCGAGAAGCTAAAAATAAAGCTTGGAAAGATTTCTTGAAACCCATTCAAATAGAGCAACAAGAACTTATTTCAATTTTAAATAAGGTAGCCGCTTCGAGTGTAAATGGGATTTTTATCAAAAAGATAATAGAAAATCTATCTGATAATAAAACACCTACTAGAAAAGATATTTTATCGCAGGCAAGAAAAGCTTTAAGACATACATTGGGTGAAACAAATGCGGCTAAACAAGAACTCGCAGAGTGGATAGATGCGATGTTTAAAAAAGTACAACCAAGTTTTAGCTCCCATTTATATTCTGAAACCGAAAATTCAACGATTAATATCAAAGAGGTAAAACCAAGTTATAAAGACGATGCTGCACAAGTTGATGGTCGTGTAATTATTCGAGATAATTTTGATGCTATTTTTAAAAACCACCCAGATACTTTAATCTTTGGAGAAGACACCGGAAATATAGGTGATGTAAATCAAGGTTTAGAAGGCCTACAAGAAAAATATGGCGAACTTCGGGTTGCCGATGTTGGTATTCGTGAAGCCACAATTATTGGTCAGGGTATTGGTATGGCACTGCGTGGTTTAAGACCGATTGCAGAAATACAGTACTTAGATTATATTTTATACGCCCTAAATGTTATTAGTGACGATCTAGCAACATTACATTACAGAACAAAAGGTAAACAAAAAGCCCCTTTAATAATTAGAACACGCGGGCATAGACTTGAAGGTATTTGGCATTCGGGTTCTCAAATGGGAGGTATTCTTAATTTAGTACGTGGTATTCATGTTTTAGTGCCTAGAAATATGACTAAAGCCGCTGGGTTTTACAATACCCTTCTACAAGGAGACGATCCTGCTCTCGTGGTAGAATGTTTAAATGGTTACCGTTTAAAAGAAAAAATGCCAGAAAATTTATGTGAGATTAAAACGCCATTAGGCGTCGTAGAGACCTTAAAGTTTGGCACAGATATTACCTTGGTTTCCTACGGCTCTACACTGCGTATTGTACTAGAGACCGCAAAAGAATTGTTATCTGTTGGTATAGATGCCGAGGTTATTGATGTACAATCTCTATTACCCTTTGATTTAAACCACGATATTGTTAAAAGCATAGCGAAAACCAATCGCGTTATGATTATCGATGAAGATGTGCCTGGAGGTGCTTCGGCCTATATTTTAAACGAAGTTATAAACACTCAAAATGCCTATCAATATTTAGATAGCCAACCCAAAACACTAACTGCAAAAGCACACAGACCAGCTTACGGTAACGATGGCGATTATTTCTCTAAACCTTCGGCAGAAGATATTTTTGAAGCCGTTTACACTGTAATGCACGAGGTAAATCCGCAAGATTATCCAAAATTAAGATAA
- the tnpA gene encoding IS200/IS605 family transposase, whose product MSKYKKLSHVIYKCEYLIVWVPKYRLRILKGTIRTLVERDIRSLCEWKGCEVQELNIQEDHVHLLVSVPPKVSISKLMGILKGKIAIKLFKSYPKLKQNPYWGNHFWARGYFVSTVGLDEEMIRKYVKHQEKEEKIVEENQQKFDF is encoded by the coding sequence ATGAGCAAATATAAGAAACTTAGTCATGTTATTTATAAATGTGAATATCTCATAGTTTGGGTTCCAAAATACAGGTTGCGAATATTGAAAGGGACAATAAGGACCTTGGTTGAAAGGGATATTCGTTCTTTGTGCGAATGGAAAGGATGTGAGGTTCAAGAACTGAACATTCAAGAGGATCATGTGCATTTGTTGGTGTCAGTTCCGCCAAAAGTTTCCATCTCAAAATTGATGGGAATTTTAAAAGGAAAAATAGCAATAAAGCTGTTTAAGAGTTACCCTAAACTAAAGCAGAACCCTTATTGGGGAAATCACTTTTGGGCGAGGGGTTACTTTGTGAGCACGGTAGGTTTAGATGAAGAAATGATAAGAAAATACGTGAAACATCAAGAAAAGGAAGAAAAAATAGTTGAAGAGAACCAACAGAAGTTTGATTTTTGA